From Candidatus Omnitrophota bacterium, the proteins below share one genomic window:
- a CDS encoding U32 family peptidase, whose translation MKLFVPTNWDDELIIRVKDYPEVDWLYGAITLSAVGSGRMSYLLPEVDRKRAEEHIRLAKANGIKFNYCINTSCMGNKEFTRDGYRDIMEYLEWIDSTGAEAVSVALPSLLEMVKKHFPRLKTCVSLFSIVDNLDCAKWWQDLGADEITLVNRTINRDFKMLRALKDNIDCELQLIASLTCLSGCPFAPLHANQQGHGTTQGDPNKNFFVEYCIVNCTLRKVKNPAEFIRAQFIRPEDVHEYEAIGIERFKLCDRCMTTEALVRRVKAYSDRRYDGNLAKILFTFTDPADWNQIKMQYLNRPELIDVSRLAALNQALFQEKLYIDNRKLDGFLDFFKNHDCRLIPCDKCGYCASIAGKAVRIDRIEQAESVKVMTMFLDGLISGDFF comes from the coding sequence ATGAAATTATTTGTGCCGACGAATTGGGATGATGAATTGATAATACGCGTTAAAGATTATCCCGAGGTGGACTGGTTATACGGGGCAATTACTCTTTCCGCGGTAGGCAGCGGCAGGATGTCGTATCTATTGCCGGAGGTGGATAGAAAACGGGCCGAAGAGCACATAAGGTTGGCAAAGGCGAACGGAATAAAGTTCAATTACTGCATAAACACCAGTTGTATGGGGAATAAGGAATTTACCAGGGATGGCTATAGGGATATTATGGAGTACTTGGAGTGGATAGATTCTACAGGGGCAGAAGCCGTTAGTGTCGCTTTGCCTTCTTTATTAGAGATGGTCAAAAAACATTTTCCCCGCTTGAAAACCTGTGTATCTTTATTTTCTATAGTTGATAACCTGGATTGCGCGAAATGGTGGCAGGATCTGGGGGCCGATGAGATTACCCTGGTCAACAGGACTATCAACAGGGACTTCAAGATGTTGAGGGCGCTGAAAGATAATATTGACTGTGAGCTTCAATTGATTGCCAGCCTTACCTGTTTAAGCGGATGTCCATTCGCTCCTTTGCATGCTAACCAGCAGGGGCATGGCACTACGCAGGGTGATCCTAATAAGAATTTCTTTGTTGAATATTGTATTGTCAACTGTACCTTGCGCAAGGTTAAGAACCCGGCCGAATTCATCAGGGCTCAATTTATACGCCCCGAAGATGTCCATGAATATGAGGCCATCGGAATAGAGCGATTCAAGCTGTGTGACAGGTGCATGACTACAGAAGCGTTGGTAAGAAGAGTGAAGGCTTATAGCGACAGACGATACGACGGTAACTTGGCTAAAATACTGTTTACCTTTACCGATCCTGCTGATTGGAATCAAATAAAAATGCAGTATCTTAATCGACCGGAATTGATCGATGTCAGCAGGCTGGCAGCCTTGAATCAGGCGTTGTTCCAGGAGAAGCTTTATATTGACAATAGGAAACTGGATGGTTTCCTGGATTTCTTCAAAAACCACGATTGCAGATTAATTCCCTGTGATAAATGCGGTTATTGCGCGAGTATCGCCGGGAAGGCTGTTAGAATTGACCGGATAGAACAGGCGGAATCGGTAAAGGTGATGACTATGTTCCTGGATGGATTAATCTCTGGAGATTTCTTCTGA
- a CDS encoding cation diffusion facilitator family transporter: MQIKNADPMAETKRRQMLAVKVSMAGSITLFLISAVAGIAVDSVTLILDASASLVILGVAFLMNFSISKIHRPADETYNFGYNKYEPLTASVQGILIFAACLFAIKIAIQDIIHAEDIANHFLPVAATFAASILGVFITLYLKRLSRNTGSNMLRAAGLHWYMDTVLSFGVCFGFLLGLLLQRAGYVKITPYVDPVMAIALALILVWVPFKTVIHNVRELLDAVPRDDSYARIKGIVDMRKPDSLGVHRLRMRKAGEKIFLDIILTVKDNLSVFEIEKLANKLDKDIRSDLGNCDILISFKSHK, from the coding sequence ATGCAAATAAAAAACGCGGACCCTATGGCGGAAACAAAGCGCCGGCAGATGCTGGCTGTCAAGGTCTCCATGGCCGGGTCTATAACCCTGTTCCTTATTTCCGCCGTTGCCGGGATCGCTGTTGATTCGGTTACCTTGATTTTAGACGCGTCGGCAAGCCTGGTTATATTGGGGGTGGCATTCCTTATGAATTTTTCTATCAGTAAAATTCACAGGCCCGCCGATGAAACGTATAACTTCGGGTATAACAAATATGAGCCGCTTACCGCATCCGTACAGGGGATATTGATCTTTGCGGCTTGTCTTTTTGCCATAAAGATCGCTATCCAGGATATTATCCACGCGGAAGATATCGCAAACCATTTTTTGCCTGTGGCCGCGACATTCGCGGCAAGCATTTTGGGGGTATTTATCACGCTTTATTTAAAAAGATTATCCCGGAATACGGGTTCAAATATGTTGCGGGCAGCCGGTTTGCACTGGTATATGGACACGGTGTTGTCTTTTGGGGTTTGTTTTGGTTTTCTTTTGGGGCTGCTGCTGCAACGCGCGGGTTACGTTAAGATAACGCCTTATGTGGACCCGGTTATGGCTATAGCCTTGGCGTTGATCCTTGTCTGGGTGCCGTTTAAGACCGTAATACACAATGTCCGTGAACTTTTAGACGCGGTCCCCAGGGACGACAGTTATGCCAGAATAAAAGGGATCGTGGATATGCGTAAACCGGACTCTCTGGGCGTTCACAGGCTAAGGATGCGCAAGGCAGGGGAAAAGATCTTTCTGGATATAATCCTTACTGTAAAGGATAATCTTAGCGTATTTGAAATTGAAAAACTGGCGAATAAGTTAGATAAGGATATAAGGTCTGATCTGGGGAATTGCGATATCTTAATAAGTTTTAAGTCGCATAAATAA